In the Wyeomyia smithii strain HCP4-BCI-WySm-NY-G18 chromosome 2, ASM2978416v1, whole genome shotgun sequence genome, one interval contains:
- the LOC129723852 gene encoding mucin-2-like, with protein sequence MKPFVLFVVVAIFSLTDGALLHLLSTGLALKAHALKAHAVKAHALKAKPLESAVPVVFKFHVAPPPPLRPYPPANVPPSHYGQPSTTLPPPPPTTTLPPPPPPPPTTTPLPPVTTTPVPPPLTTVYEPPPTYGPPHAVYGPPQPAVTEPQTAYVEPTQEPPHNPEDCPLTVLQDNLYNLKNTYGQNPTSSLVVYPAVQPNTDPANQENLWWQTVIDTPSSPSTGVQDPTAQQDVVVQPAGSTGTGLPSSYPVGPNRPAVEDPSLSTSDPANQGNLWRQTAQPAGPTETDQSGSYPAGPNVPASEDPSHSTYDPANQGNLWWQTGQQNGAVQPAGPTGTGLSGSYPAGPNGPASEDPSLSTSDPTNGGNLWWQTGQPAGPTETDQSGSYPAGPNVPAGEDPNLSTSGPANEGNLRWQTVIDMPSSPSARVEDPTAQQNVGVQPVVPAETDLSAPYPAGLNVPTAEGPNNFVDFNQIGASWNQPNRPAVPAEQYEPAY encoded by the exons ATG AAACCGTTTGTGTTGTTCGTAGTCGTGGCCATTTTCTCTCTAACAGACGGAGCTTTGCTTCATCTACTGAGCACAGGTTTGGCGTTGAAAGCACACGCACTTAAAGCACACGCAGTCAAAGCACACGCGCTTAAAGCAAAACCCTTGGAAAGTGCCGTTCCGGTTGTATTTAAGTTTCACGTTGCACCCCCACCACCATTGAGACCATATCCGCCAGCAAACGTACCCCCAAGTCATTATGGCCAGCCTTCGACAACACTTCCTCCTCCGCCACCGACTACAACTCTTCCTCCTCCGCCGCCACCACCACCAACAACTACCCCCCTTCCACCTGTGACGACCACCCCGGTACCACCGCCGTTAACAACTGTCTACGAACCTCCGCCAACCTATGGCCCACCTCATGCTGTGTACGGACCACCCCAACCGGCTGTTACTGAACCACAAACGGCGTATGTTGAACCTACCCAGGAACCGCCCCACAATCCCGAGGATTGTCCCTTGACGGTGCTACAAGACAATCTGTACAATTTGAAAAACACCTATGGTCAAAACCCAACCAGCTCGCTAGTTGTATATCCTGCCGTCCAACCGAACACTGATCCTGCAAACCAGGAAAATCTTTGGTGGCAAACAGTAATCGAtacgccatcttcgccatcaaCCGGAGTGCAAGACCCTACAGCTCAACAAGATGTAGTTGTTCAACCCGCCGGTTCGACGGGAACCGGTCTTCCCAGTTCATATCCAGTCGGTCCTAACCGGCCTGCCGTAGAAGACCCCAGCCTTTCAACATCTGATCCAGCGAACCAGGGGAATCTATGGCGGCAAACAGCTCAACCCGCCGGACCGACAGAAACCGATCAGTCTGGTTCGTATCCAGCTGGACCTAACGTGCCAGCGTCGGAAGACCCCAGTCATTCAACATATGATCCTGCGAACCAAGGAAATCTTTGGTGGCAAACAGGTCAACAAAATGGAGCCGTTCAACCCGCCGGGCCTACAGGAACCGGTCTTTCCGGTTCGTATCCAGCCGGACCTAATGGGCCAGCGTCAGAAGACCCCAGTCTTTCAACATCTGATCCTACGAACGGGGGAAATCTTTGGTGGCAAACAGGTCAACCCGCCGGACCGACAGAAACCGATCAGTCCGGTTCGTATCCAGCCGGACCTAACGTGCCTGCTGGAGAAGACCCCAATCTGTCAACATCTGGTCCTGCGAACGAAGGAAATCTTAGGTGGCAAACAGTAATCGATATGCCATCTTCGCCATCAGCCAGAGTGGAAGACCCAACAGCACAACAAAACGTAGGAGTTCAGCCTGTCGTACCGGCAGAAACCGATCTGTCCGCTCCGTATCCGGCAGGACTCAACGTACCGACCGCAGAAGGTCCCAATAACTTCGTTGACTTCAATCAGATTGGAGCAAGCTGGAACCAACCGAACAGGCCAGCGGTTCCCGCAGAACAGTACGAACCAGCGTATTGA
- the LOC129724092 gene encoding uncharacterized protein LOC129724092, with translation MGNIFMLLLGFCLIHLDRVHASWGTPTSNQYHIQTDEGPERYFKYQTDNGQYRKEKRLQDGTVIGTDAWIDASGYLRQKDYIADDKGYRILKSKTVYVGSDMPIQDAMKSVKNRPANSGVLVAQSPAYPRPQVPRPQPVGVSPTPPAPIAPPVYKTGLKTVYVRPHSQPVHTNYLPANIANDQYLPPSRHYASSTPRPNAFLPSSTPYSPLAGNEISSTPIAIYATASTPSPLSDGSEAHLPQLVIYNSDSRRPNEYENLTPRPDYSLNYKPSNDLLPPKQHFIRLFPVSTAFPHRRRFQQERRRPPYVEPISITSAAPFIESATPSPKPLVIPISDNNLEYQPTFNRDLLEPPPNYQSYQPTRREDHVYDGVSVTNDGFRYYLPRQYHEETNSGSSSREGSFGYIDPFGIRRVVYYNTGPEKGFVHRKNNRFVGFNATPYDPRPL, from the exons atCCATCTGGACAGAGTTCACGCGTCCTGGGGCACACCAACTAGCAACCAGTATCACATCCAAACAGACGAAGGACCTGAGCGGTATTTTAAATACCAAACTGACAATGGCCAGTATAGGAAGGAAAAGCGTCTCCAGGATGGCACAGTTATTG GAACTGATGCCTGGATTGATGCCTCCGGGTATCTTCGCCAGAAAGATTACATCGCTGATGACAAGGGCTATCGGATATTGAAATCCAAAACGGTATATGTTGGCAGCGATATGCCGATTCAG GACGCCATGAAATCCGTCAAGAATCGGCCGGCTAACTCTGGAGTTTTAGTTGCCCAGAGTCCAGCTTACCCGCGTCCGCAAGTACCACGTCCTCAACCGGTCGGTGTTTCACCCACACCACCGGCTCCGATAGCACCACCAGTATACAAAACGGGTCTTAAGACCGTTTACGTTAGGCCCCACTCGCAGCCAGTTCACACAAACTATCTGCCTGCAAACATTGCAAACGATCAATATTTGCCGCCTAGCAGACATTACGCTTCGAGTACGCCAAGGCCTAATGCTTTTCTACCATCCAGTACGCCGTACTCTCCGCTTGCAGGAAACGAAATTTCTTCCACGCCGATTGCTATTTACGCTACAGCTTCCACGCCATCCCCGCTAAGCGACGGTTCTGAAGCTCATCTGCCGCAACTAGTAATCTACAACAGCGACTCAAGACGACCGAATGAATACGAAAATCTGACCCCTAGACCCGACTATTCGCTTAATTACAAACCAAGTAACGATTTACTACCCCCCAAGCAACACTTCATCCGGCTATTCCCAGTATCAACTGCCTTCCCGCACAGACGTCGATTCCAGCAGGAACGAAGACGGCCTCCATATGTGGAACCCATTTCCATTACCTCAGCAGCACCCTTCATTGAAAGCGCGACACCATCCCCAAAACCACTGGTTATCCCAATATCCGATAACAATCTCGAATATCAACCAACCTTCAATCGGGATCTCCTGGAACCGCCACCGAACTACCAAAGCTATCAACCTACTCGCCGAGAGGATCACGTGTACGACGGAGTATCAGTAACGAATGATGGTTTTCGCTATTATCTTCCCCGTCAGTATCACGAGGAAACCAACTCCGGAAGTTCGTCCCGGGAAGGTAGCTTCGGCTATATCGATCCGTTCGGTATTCGAAGGGTTGTGTACTACAACACGGGACCCGAGAAAGGATTCGTGCATCGGAAGAATAACCGCTTTGTGGGTTTCAACGCCACTCCGTACGACCCACGACCGCTGTAA